A window of Bacteroidales bacterium genomic DNA:
TTTATTTGGAGGTATTATATAAACATGATTTATACTTACTTTAAGATCATCAGTTGCCTGTAAAACCTTCATTCCCGTTACCCGCTGAAGAAGCTGGGATGTAATACTTTCTCGGGTAGGATCGAGATGCTGGATAATCACAAAAGCCATATTACAATTTTCAGGCATGTTGCTGAAAAACTGTTCAAGAGCTTCAAGCCCCCCTGCTGAGGCCCCGATTCCGACAATTGGAAAGTCATTGCTTTTCTTGTCAGGCGATGGAAATACTCTAACGGTGTTCTGCAGTTTTACCATTTTATCCTGTTTATTCTTCGTTTTCATTTTGAGGAAAGATAACAATATGAGGAGAAATCAAGAGACAATTGCGCCTGTTGCACTGTATACAAATCTAGTAACAAAAACTTACCGAATCGAAAAAGAATTTGAACAACGGTTTATAATTAACTCATAACCTTTGCAATTTTCTCACCCTCAACCGGTACCAAACAAACCGACACGGTAAACCAGCGCTTCTGTGGAACAAAATCCAAAAACAGTTCATTTTGTTCCACAGCCTTAAAAAACCGATAGTAAACTAAAATGCAGAATATCAGAAGCATAATCATTTTTGCTTAATTATCGCAACGATTGGCATAAACGCAAAAACGAAAATTATGGAAAACAATCAAAATATAAGCGGACACGAACCGATTGACGAGAGCAGGATTTATAT
This region includes:
- a CDS encoding chemotaxis protein CheB, which codes for MKTKNKQDKMVKLQNTVRVFPSPDKKSNDFPIVGIGASAGGLEALEQFFSNMPENCNMAFVIIQHLDPTRESITSQLLQRVTGMKVLQATDDLKVSINHVYIIPPNK